ATCCCAACGACACCGCCTTCGTCCATGTCCGCGATCCCTGGATCATGCTGCGTCGCCCTGCGCGACCCAATGGCGCGGCCATCTTGATGATCCCCGGCGGCGGCTATCAGCGCGTCGCGGTCAGCAAGGCGGGCGGCGCCATCGACGCGCGTCTGGCAGAGATGGGCTACACCGTCTTCGTCATGGATTACCGCCTGCCCGGCGACGGCTGGGCCGCCGGTCCCGCCGTCGCCCTTCAGGACGCCCAGCGCGCCATCCGCATCGTCCGCTCGCGCGCGGCGGAACTGGGCTTCGATCCCAACCGCGTCGCCGTCGCGGGCTTTTCGGCCGGCGGCCATGTGGCGGGGATGCTGACCACGCGGTTCGACAGGGACGCCTATGCACCCGTCGACGCCATCGACCGCCTGTCGGCCCGACCCGACTTCGCCGGACTGATGTTCCCGGTCGTCACCCTGACCCCGCCCTACGCCCACGGCCCATCGGCCCGCGCGCTGGTGGGCCGCGATCCGACCGAGGCCGCCCGCGACGCCTGGTCCATCGAACGCCATGTCCCCGCCGACGGCCCGCCCGTCTTCATCGCCTCGGCCGCCGACGACCGTGTCGTCCCGGTCGAGAACAGCCTGATGCTGTGGCAGGCGCTGCGGGCGCAGAATGTCGCCACCGAACTGCACGTCTTCGAAAAAGGCGGCCACGGCCTGACCGACCCCGGCCAATCGGGCCCGCCCGCCTGGGAAAGCCTGTTCGACGCCTTCCTGCAACGCGACCGCCCGACCTAAGGCGCGCTGCCGGCGTCGCCGCAAAGGGCTGATCGGAAATCCGCCATTCGGTGGATTTTCACATGACGGCACCGGCTTGACGACGGGTCCTCGGAACCTGACAGCAACCGATCAGTAGCCTTCGTGAGTGGCTTGACGATCGCGCGCCGCGCCTCCAACCACGACAGGAGGGCTTTCGACGCCGTCGCCTGTTGTCTTCCAAAAATAGAGCGCCGAAGCGCCGAAACAGACGACGCCCGCCGCCGATGTCAGCAAGGCCGCGCCCTGGAAAAAGGGGACCCAGTCCAGGTTCGGCGTCGCCAGGCTGCGGTACAGCAACAGGCCCAGACTGCCGACATAGCCCGAGGCGTCGGCGACATAGATCAGGAACCCGGCATTGGCGACCTGGCCTGTCGTAGCGATCAGCCGGTCGAACAGGACGGCGTTGAACGGGGTATAGACGATATAGACCCCCGCCCCGGTGCACAGAACCCAGACGAAGGGCGACATCCCGCCGGCCATGAAGGCCAGGGTCGACAGTCCAAGCAACAAGGCTCCTCCCGCCATCACCAGGTGGATGAGCATCAGGGCCTGATGATTTCGCTTCACCCAGACCAAGCCCGCCATGGCCGCCAGCGACAAGACCGCGACCGGCACTTCACTGGTCACAAAGACCGCCGCCTGATCGCCATAGCCCAGGGCCTCCCAGATTTCGGCGGCGAAGTTGTCGCGGAAGTCGCGGAAGGCGCTGAACAATATATAGGCGACGACCAGCATGATCAGACCCGGCCAATAGGTCGCGAGGAAACGGCGGCGCTGCTGACGATCCATTGGAACCCGGCGGGTGCGCTGGCGCTCGTCTTCGGCGTCCGGCGCCGGGATTTGCGACAGGCCCAGCACGGCTATCAGCAACAGGGGCGCGAACAGGCCGCCGACCGCCGCAGGCATCCAGAACTCATTGACCCCGGCCTGCAGCAGCAGTTTGCCCGCCGCCTTTACCACCCCGGACGACACGATGAAGCTGGCGCACAGGATGGCTCCAAGCACGTCGGACACCCGACGCCCTTCCATATAGCTGAACACCAGACCCCAGATCAGGCCCAGAGGCAGGCCGTTCAGAAACAGGGCGGCGATATTCCACGGGCGCGGAACGACGGCGAACAAGACCAGCGCCAGCCAGGACGTGGCGATCAGTCCCAGAATCAAAGCCGCGCGGCGTCCGCGCCCGACCTCGGCGATCAGCTTGACCCCGATCCATTTCGACAGGGCGTAACCGACCGCCTGGGCGATCACCAGCACCACCTTGTAGTCGATCTGTCCCGCCCAGTCGGGCAGGTCCGCAAAGGTCGCTGCCGTGAACGGCTTGCGGAAGGCGTACATCGAGAAATAGGCGGTGAACCCCGCCAGCCCCGCATAGAGGACGAAGGCGGTCGGGCGTAGCCGAGACAGGCGGTCGCTGAAGGTCATGCGGGACACGGTTATGAGGAGGATCGTCCAGCCCTAGACGGGGGCCGCGCCGCTTCCGCGACGGTTTTGCGAGGGAGTTGTTACAGCGTATTCCAGACCCGACCGGCGAACTCGCGCCGCGCCCCGTCCCATTCGACCGCCAGATCGAAGCGGCCGTTTGCGTCATATTCAGCGACCGGCAGGCGCGCCTCGCCCGCGACCGCCGCACTACGCGTTCCCGCCGCCGTCGTCAGCCTGGCGGTCCCCGTCCCGGTCAGGATCAGGGTCGCCGTCCCCTGCCCTTCCTCCAACCGCGCGCTCAGGGCGTCGCCGGAGCCGAGGATGCGACGATGGAAGCCGTCCGGCCCCATGACCTGCAGGTCGCAGTCGGCCCCGTCCCACACGTCCTCCAGCCTCTGGCCGCCCTCCACCGTATAGCGGCGCGGACCCGCTTCCAGAGCCTTGCGATCATAGACGTGGAACACCGCCCCGCGCCGTCCGGCGTTGACGAAGACCAGTCGGATCCGGCCGCCGGTCACGATGCTCTCCTCGCAGGCCAGGCGGTAGGGAGACGGACAGGCGGGGCGGTCGCCCGGCGCCTGGCTCGGCAATGACGACGTCTCTGGCGTCGGCGGGGTGGTGCGCCCCTTTAGCGCCGCCGCCCGTTCAGCCTGCGCCCGAACCGACGGCAGGCGCACGGGAACCGCGTCGCCGCCGCTGAAGTCGAAGCACGAAGTCAGGTCGCCGCAAACGGCCCGTCGCCACGGCGAGATGTTCGGCTCCATTACCCCGAACCGCGTCTCCAGGAATCGGATCACCGACGTATGGTCGAACACCTCCGAATTGACCCGCCCGCCCCGGCTCCAGGGCGAGATCGCATACAGGGGCACGCGCGGCCCCAGTCCGTAGGGCCGGCCGCGATACTCGGCCTTGTCCAGTCGCTCGTCGCCGATGCTCGGAGCCAAGTGGTATTCGCCGGCCAGATCCACGGTCGAGCCGCCCTTCAGCCCGCCTTGGGCATCGCGCGACGGCGGCGCGGGCGGCGGGACATGGTCGAAGAAGCCGTCGTTCTCGTCGAAGTTGATCAGCAGCACAGTCTTCGCCCAGACATCGGGATCGGCGGTCAGGGCGTCGATGACCTGGGCGGTATAGGCCGCGCCCTGGGCCGGGCTGGACGGGCCGGGATGTTCCGAGCCCGCCGCCGTGGCGATGACATAGGAGACCTGCGGCAGGCGTCCGGTCAGGACGTCGGCCTTCAACCCGTCCAGCGCCCGCGTCGTCAGCGCCCGCTCGACCAGGGCCGGATCGGATCCGGGCGCCCCTGAGACGGCCTTCTGGAAAGCTTCGAAACCGACCAGGGGATTGTCGGTGAAATTGTCGGCCATGTCCTGATAGATGCGCCAGTCGATACCCGCCGCCTGCAGCCGCTCCACATAGGTGGTCCAGCGATAGGGCGCCTCGTGCCCGCCATCGCGCGGCAGGTTGTCGTGGGAGTTGCCGATGCAGGGTCCGCCCCGCTCGGCCGCTCCGTCATTGGTCCCGGACCACAGCATGACCCGGTTCGGATTGGTCCCGGTCTGCAGCGAACAGAAATAGGCGTCGCACAGGGTGAAGGCGTCGGCCATGGCGTACTGAAACGGCATGTCGGCCCGTTCGAAATAACCCATCGAATGGGCCTTTTTGGCCTCGGGCCAGGCGCCCATCCGCCCCTCGTCCCAGGCCGCCTGGGCGTCGGGCCAGCTGTGCGGGGTGCCCTCGACCCGCATATGGGCGAAGGTCTGACGGGTGTTCAACGGGAAGGGCGCCAGCCAGGCGGGCCCCTCGCCGCGTCCGTCGTGCTGCAACAGCACATCCCGCGTCCGACCATTGATCGTCGGCGCCGGCGCCGGGTGCGGATCGGAGAAGCCGCGCACCCCGTTCATCGTGCCGAAGTAGTGATCGAACGATCGGTTCTCCTGCATCAGGATGACGACGTGCTCCACATCCTCGATCGTTCCTGTGCGGACGTGCGGCGCGATGCTCAACGCCCGCGCCAGAGAGGGAAAGGCCGTGGCCACGGTCAGGCCGGCCAGCAGGCCGCGGCGGTCGATCTGGATCATGCAGGCGTCTCCGGTCTCATGTCTCTGAACAGCCATGCCCGACCGCCCCGGGGGATACGGGACGATCGGGACCGGGCCGATGTGACGACGGCGAATGTGGGGCAGGTTCGCCGTCGTCAGGCGGACTCTTTAGAAGTCGGCTGTGACAGCAAACACCACGGTGCGCGGCGCGCCGGCATAGACGCCGCCTCCGGTGACGCCGTTGACAAAGGTGATGTCGGTCAGGTTGTTCACCGTCACCGAGGCCTCGAAGCCCTTCAGGGCCGGAGAGACCGCACCCAACGAGGCGCCGAAGCTGGCGTTGACCAGGGTGTAGGCCGGCGCCGTCTGGTTGCCGGCGAAGTCGATGAACCGGTCGCCGACCCGCTTGGCCGACAGGCCCGCGCGCCAGTAGCCGCCGTCGTAATCGACCGAGGCCACATACATGGTCTTGGGCGAACCGAAGACCTGGCCGCCGTCCTTGATGCCGGCCGCAGCATCCAGCGCGTCGCTGCCCGTCGTCGAATAGGTGGCGTCGTTGTAGGTGTAGGAGCCCGAGACCTTCCAGCCGTTATCAAAGTCATAGGCGACCAGACCTTCGACGCCCCGGCTCTTGATGCCGCCCAGGTTGACATAGGTGCCGTCACGTTCGTCCAGATAGCCGCCGTCGCCGCCGCCCACGCCGTTCGGAACGAAGGTGATGCGGTCGTCGAACTTGATGTCATAGACGGTCAGCGAGCCCTGCAGTTGCCCGCGACGGATCCGGGCGCCGACCTCGATGTTGCGGGCGGTTTCCGGCTTGAGCGCGGCCGTCTCGACCGGGTTGCTGCTCAGGCGGCCGACGCTGATGGCGTTGAAGTTGCGCGACCAGCCGGTGAACAGTTCGACGCCGTTGTCGAGATTCCACGAGGCGCCGAAGCTCCATTGCGGTTCAGAATCGGCGTTCAGCTTGGTGACGGTCTGATCGCCGATCGGCTGGGCCCGCTCATAGTCGATGAAGAACTGCTTCACCCCGGCGCGGACGGCGAAGGGGCCGTATCGCAGCACGTCCTCGACATAATACATCACCTCGTCGGTGGTGTTCTGGGTGGCGTACTGCACCCAGTAGGGATCGCCCTCATAGGCATCGCCCAGCAGCGGATTGAGGATGCGGTGCCAGTCGCGGGTGGAATCGGCGCTGTAGTGTTCCAGCCACAGACCCGCGCGCAGCGTGTTGTTGAAATCGCCGAATTCGCGGTCCCAGGCGGCGTCGGCGGTCATGCCGTAGCGCTTGTTGCGATAGTGGGTGTGGCGATACGAGCTGACCGGGGTGACGGCCCCGTCGTAGCAGGCGGGATCCGCCGCGGCCCGCATGCCCAGACGACCGACGCAGCCCGAGCGCGGCGTAACATAACGGCCCTGGGCGTCGACATAATAGATGAAGTTGGTCGACGAGCCGTTGCGGTCCTCAGTCAGGGACGATCCGCCGTAGAAGACCTTGCCGGGAGTGAGTTCCGATTCCGGCGCGCCAGCGCCGTCGGCGACCAGGTTGATGATATAGGGCGGGGCGAAGTCGCCCTGGCCGCGCATTGAATGATAATAGCCCGTAGCCTGGACCTTGACCTCGCCAAATCGGCGCTCGCCGCGCAGATAGGTGAAGATGTTCTCGCGGTGTGCGCGTGAAACGTCCCGGGCTCTCTGATCGAAGTACGGAATGCCGGTCCAGCCCGGCAGCAGCGGGTCGCGGCGGGGGTTGTTGTTGAAGGAGGCCAGAGACTGGGAATCGTATTCCGCCTCGTTGACCTTGTCCCATGACAGGAAGCCTGTCAGGTCGAAGCCGCCCTGTTTGGACACGACCTTGGCCGTGGCGTGGTCGCGGGTGGTCGGGGTGGCGTCATCGACCCAGTCGTTGTGGCGCGACGAGGAAGCGCTGACAAAGGCGAAGGTGTCGGGCAGGAACTCGCCCGTGTCGAACCGGCCGTAGAAGCGTTTGGCGCTCTGGTCGCCTATGGCCGCGCTCAGGCGGATGCGCTGGTCCTTCAGCGGATCGCTGGACAGGAAGTTCAGCGTGCCGCCCAGGGCCTCGTTCGAGCGCGAGCCGATGTCGGCCGTGCCCTGGCTGACCTCGACCGTGCCCAGGTCTTCCATGTCGAAATAACGGTTGGCGCGCGAACCGCCGCCGTAGCTCGAGCCGCCGTTCGGCAGGCCGTCGATGGTCGTGCCGATCTGCTGGGCGCCCATGCCCGAATTGAAGCCGCGCATGGTGATGGCGGTGTGGAAGTCGGCCGAACCGAAGAAGTCCGCCTCGGTCACGTGAACGCCAGGCAGTTCGTTGACCACCTCGTTGACGCTGGCCATCGGGGCCTGGCGGTGGATCATCTCTTGCGACACCGCGACCGCAGCATAGGTCTTGGCCTGGCCGGTGACGACGATTTCGCCGACCTCGGTCGCCGTATTGGTCTGCTGGGTCTCGCTCTGCGCCCAGGCCGCGTTCGCCGCGAGGGCCATCACGCCTGCAGCCGCCCCCGTCATCCAGATCTTCATGACACCCTCCAAGATCAAGCGGGCTCGCCCCCGTCGGGCTGGCATCCACTGGTCAAAGGGCGATATCCCCCAGCAACGCAACAGAACCACAACACTTCCACTTCAAAACCACAAAATATGTGAGATTTTGACCAGCTTGCCGATTTTACACACACCAGGATCCGAACTGATGCATTTTCGAGACGAAATTCGGCGTCAGTCGCGTCTCATGTGGCGTCAGCCACAAAAATCGGTCATCAAAAGCAAGGAAGATCACATCTTTCTGACCGACCGGTTGGCGGAGGCGTCAGAATCGACCACGGGTGGAGCGCGCGGGATGAAATACAGTCGCCAGGACAAGATACTGAAGGCGCTGGGGGCGGCCAAGACCTGTTCCATCTCGGACCTGGCTCAGACCCTGGATGTGTCGGAAGAGACGATCCGTCGCGACGTCCGCGCTCTGGAAGAGGCTGGCAAGGTGCACAAGCTGCACGGCGCGGTCCGCCTGCCCGACAATGTGTTCGAATCCCCCTTTGACGCCCGGGTCAACGAGCGGACCGAGGCCAAACAGGCCATCGCCGCCGCCGCCGCGCTCCTGGTGCCCGAACACGCCTCCATCTTCATCGACAGCGGCAGCACCTCGCTTCACGTCGCCCAGGCCCTGCGTGGCCATCGCCAGTTGTCGGTGGTGACAAACGCCCTGGACGTGGCCCGGGTCCTGGCTTCGATCAACAACAACCGGGTCTTCTTCACCGGCGGCGAGATCGACCAGGATTACCGCGCCGCCTTCGACGCCCAGGCCCACGACTTCGTCGGCCGCTTCTCGCCGGATCTGGCCATACTGTCGATCGGCGCGCTGGACCTCGAACACGGCATGATGGACTTCCATCTGGGCGAGGCCTCGATCAAGCAGAAGGTCATCCGCTCGACCCGCAAGATCATGGTCGTCGCCGACGAGAGCAAGTTCGGCCGTCGCGGCCTGATCCACACCTGCCGCTATGACGCCGTCGACATCCTGGTCACCGACATCGCCCCGCCGGACGAGTTCGCGGCCGCCCTGATGCAGTCTCACGTCGTCGTCGCCGGTTGAGGCCGGAAGCTGCAACTGACAGCGCCCCTAGGCTCAGGGCTCATAGCCAGAAGAGCACGTTAGCGGCGACGGCAATGGCGGACAGGAAGACGGTCGGACAGCGATCATAGCTCGTGGCGACGCGCCGCCAGTCTTTGAGCCTGCCGAACATGATTTGGCTACGCCGACCTTCGGTTCGATGCGATTGCGTCGTTTGTATCGGCGCTTGTCGTAACGGATGGGCTCGGTCAGGGATTTGCGGTCAGGGATGCATGGGTTGATCTCCCTGGCCTACAAGGCGGCGGCGCCGTTGTAGTCGCTGACCCGCTATCATTAACAGACTGATGGGCCTTACGTTCCCATCGGTTACCGCGGGCAGCTTGGTGTTCATGCCGCCCTCGGTGCGCCCGATCAGCCGCCCAAGCCCCCTTTTTTTACCGGCAAGCTCGAAGCCGTGCTGTGCCCCGTCAGATGGGTCACATCTGACGTGACCCCCTGAAACTCCTCCAAGAATAGCTAGAGTCCGCCCAACGAAGGACGGACAGAATGAAGCGATCAAGGTTCACGGAAGAGCAGATCATCGGGATTCTGCGGGAGCAGGAAGCCGGTGTGACGACGGCGGAGGTGTGTCGGCGTCACGGGGTCAGTTCGGCGACCTTTTACAAATGGAAGGCCAAGTTCGGCGGGCTCGATGTGTCGGAGGCTCGGCGGCTGAAGGCGCTCGAAGATGAGAACGTCCGGCTGAAGCGGATGCTGGCGGACGCGATGCTGGACAACGTGGCGCTGAAGGACCTGCTGGGAAAAAAGTGGTGACGCCCGCCGGCTATCGCGAGGCGGCTGGTCATCTGCAGGTTGCCTACGAGATGAGCGAGCGGCGGGCGTGCCGTGTGCTGGGTGTTGATCGGACGAGCGTGCGCTATCAGGCGACGCGCCCGGACGACGGCGCCCTGCGCGACCGGCTGAAGGCCTTGGCCCAGGAACGTCGACGGTTCGGCTATCGCCGCCTTCACGTCCTGCTGCGGCGCGAGGGTCAAGGCGCAGCTACGGTCATGTGTTCGGCCTGTTGATGCAGGGGCTTGCGTGCTGGCCCTGATGTCGTCCGTTGACCGGGTATCCCATCTCCACTGAGCGCTTTGATGCGTCGACAATTTCCGGAGTGTCCTGGTCGTCGGTTCCGATCCGGATCTTATCGTATCATCTCATTGTCCTGGCCAAGGTCGTTTCGTCGCTGGCTTCAGGGCAGGGTGGATTCAGTTCGGAACATCTCCCCCCTTCGCATGATCGCCCAGCCGTCCGATTCGGCCCTCTCACTGGATTTACGTCCGACGCCCGTCATGGTCGGAGGAGCGCCCGTCATCCAGTTGACGCTGACGCCAAGCGCGGCGCGCGGGCTGCACTATGCAGATGCCACCGAGGATCTTCGCTTGAGCTATGTTAAACGCCTGCGGGGACTGCCCTGCGAGGGTTATGTGGTGATGACACGCTTGACGAGTCCGGACCACTACGAAGCGACCTACCTGCGGCTCCTGGGCGCCGTTATCCGCCGCCGGCTAATGGCGGCCGAGAGTCGCTTCGCGCCTTTTAACCGTGGCCAGCAGTTGCACCGGGGAAACCGTCCGTTCGAACCGTCGCTCCCCGAGGTTAACCGACGTCGGTTTGGCGTCCAACCGCTCGTGAACGCGCCGCATCAGGGACGGAAGATCGGGGATCGCTGCCCGCGACGGTGGGCCTCGCCAAACAGTCGATCAACACGCTGGAGGAAGGCGTCTAGCTTATCTCCGGACGAAACCTCCAGCCCCATCTTATCTTCCCACCCGGATTTCGCGTCCTGCGCGGCCATGCCGAGGCCGCTTGGGCGGCCGCGACCCAAGCGGCCTCAACCGGGTCAGAGAAAGGGCATCCTGCGGACGTCGCGACTTAAGTCGTCAGTTCCGAACCAGTTATGGCCTACCGGCTAAACGCAACCAGTAGACACCGGCCTGACGCCAAAACCCAATTGCCCAGCCATCAGCGCCGCAGATAGAACTCAACAGGGACCACAAGCTCGATCCTCTCTCCGGCGATATCGGCGGGCGGGCGCGGCAGAGGCTGGGCGCGTCGGGGCAGTTCAAGAGCCTCTCGGTCGAGGGCGGAGATGCCGGAACTGCGTTCCAGCCGGGCCTCCAGCACCCTTCCCTGTCGATCCATCGCAATACGGATATAGGGCACGCCCTGCTGGCGTCGGATCTCGGCGGCGGCTGGATAGCGTTTGACCTTGTCCAGACTGGCGAGGACCTGGCCGCGCCAATCCGCTGTTCCAGCCGAGCTCGATGCAGCCGGGGGTGTCGGGCGAGACGCGGGGGCGCTGGTCTGAGGAGCGGGAACGGCGGCCGGACGCCGCGTCGGCTCGGGCCGAGGCTCGGGCAGGGCCACTTCGGGTTGGATCGCCGGGGCGACCGGGGGCGCTGGGGTGTCAGGCGTTACCGGACGCGCTGCCTCGGCCCTGACCTGACGCGGACCGGGCGGCTGTTCGGACGGCGGCAACGGCGGGGCGGCCGACGGGGCCATGTCGATCAGGATCGCTGGTTCGGGCGGCGGTGTCGGCAGGATCGGCCCCAACCACCAGGCGACGACCAGCAAAGGCGTAGCGTGCGCGACCAGAACGGCGGCGAGCGCGCCCAACCAGCGTCTGGCGTCATCCCGCTTGTCATCCAGCGTCACGACGCCGTTTCCCCCTCCAGACCGACCAGAGCCACCTTCAGATAGCCGGCGTCGCGCAGCCGGTTCAGGGTCTGCATCAGAGTGTCGTAATCGACGGTCTTGTCTGCGCGGAGGAACAGTCTCTGATCGCGATCTCCGCCCGTCCGGGCATCGAGACCCGCCGCCAGTTGCGCCGACGGCATGAGTTCGTTTTCCACGGCCACGGCGCCGTCCGCCCGGACGGTTACGAACACGGGCTTGTCCGGCCGGGGTGTCGGCGCAGCCGTCGAGGCGGGCAGATCAACCTTCACATCCACCGTGGCTAGAGGTGCGGCGACCATGAAGATGATCAGCAGCACCAGCATCACATCGATGAAGGGGGTGACGTTGATCTCATGCGACTCCGCCAGATCTTCCTCGTCGCCATGCGAGAGTTTGAAGCCCATGGTTCAGCCCCGTACGCCGCGCGACAGGTCCCGGGAAACAAGCCGGAGCACAGCGGCCGAGGTATCGCCCACCAGGGCCCGATAGGCGGCGGTTCGGCGGGCGAAATGATTGTAGATCACCACCGCGGGAATGGCCGCGACAAGACCGACAGCCGTCGCCAGAAGCGCCTCGGCGATGCCGGGAGCCACCACGGCCAGGTTGGTGGTCTGGGCTGCGGCGATGCCGATAAAGCTGTTCATGATTCCCCAGACGGTGCCAAACAGCCCCACGAACGGCGCCGTCGCCCCGATGGTGGCCAGAACGCCCGTGCCCCGGATCATTCGTCGACCAAGAGCCGCCTCTATGCGGTTGAAGCGCGAGGCGATCCGTTCCTTGACACCCTCTGCATCCGACAGGGCGTCGGAAGATAGCTCCAGTTCGGCCAGGGCGGCGCGGATCAGGGGCGAGGCCGCCGCCTCATCGTCGCTTGCCGCGTCCGCCAGGGTGCGCGCCGCGTCGACGGCCTCGAACACCCGCTTCTGGGCGGCGGTGCGGCTGCGCAGTTCCAGCGACTTGGCCAACAGCACGGTCCAGGTTGCGATCGACGCCAACATCAGGCCGACGATCACGGCCTTCACCACCATGTCGGCAGCCAGGAACATGCCCCACGGCGACAGGTCATGAGGCGGCAGCAGAGCGGACGCTTCTCCAGCCCGGGCAGGAGCAGCCAGCAGAAGCGGCGGCGTGAAGGCGGCTAGGACGCGAAGCACGCGGAAATGGAATGAGGAGATCATGCAGGATTCTCGGGTGGCGGGGGCGCGGGCGGAACGGGACGTGAGACGATGAAGGCGGCGCAGGCGACCAGCAGGACGCCGACCAGAACACCCAGCCAGAACGGAGGGTGGACGGTCAGTTCGAAGATCAGGAAACCGGCCGCCATCCCGCCCACCGCCATGACCTTGGCCCTGCGCGGGACGGCACGGTGAGTTCGCCAGGCCCGCAGACTTGGGCCGAAGCGCGGGTGCTCCAGCAACCAGGCCTCCAGACGCGTCGAGGACCGGGCGAAACAGCCGGCGGCCAGGATCAGAAAGATGGTCGTCGGCATCAAGGGCAACAGGGCCCCGACGAGACCAAGCCCTGTGAAGACCAAGCCGAGCAGGAGCCAGGGCCATCGCCCAAGCCCTTTCGATGCAGGACCCGTCGGCGGCGTCAGGAGAAGACATCCTTCACCAGACCATGGACCCGTTCGAAGGCGGCGTTGGCGCCGGCGATCATCCTGCCCTCTTCTTCGGGCGTCAGATCCAGGCCGTCGAGCGCGCCGGTGAACTGCCGCCAGTGATTGGCCCGGCCGTCCGGATGTCCGGCCAGGTGGCGGGCGCCGAGGCTGTCCGACAGACCCAGTTTCAGCGCCATCTTGAACAGGAAGGCGGCGCCCAGATTGGAGCCTTCGGCGACATAGAGCCAGCCGAGGGCAGTCGGCAGATCGGTCTGGTTCGACAGACGAGGCGCTTCGTCAGAGGCGGGAATCGTCAGGCCCAGGTCCATCATATCCTGCTCGATCTGGGCCAGTCGACGCCGCTCCGCCAGATCGGGAATAAGCGCCGTCAACCGCTCGTCGTCATACAGGGCGTCGATGTCGCGATGAAACGGCTGCTGCACGGCCAGGAACAGGCCGTACCGCTCCCGGTTTTCGAAAGGCCTGCCCGCCATGATCGCCTTGTCCAGGCGATCATGGGTGTTGTGGGTCGCCGTCTTCAGGGTGCGGGAACGGGTCAGGGTCGCGGCGTCAGTCATGGTCATTGCCCTAGAAGCGATAGGTCAGTCCGAAGCGAAGCGTATGGGTGCTGGCGTCGTTTCTCGCCCGGCGCCCGACAATCTTGTCTGACGTCCCGGGCTCCGTGATATAGACAAAGTAGTCCCCGGTCTCCGGATTGATGTCGATCTCACCGGTCACAGGATTATAGTAGAAGTCGGAGCCCACCTGATAGGCTTTACCAATACCGGCCCTAGCGTCTTCGAAGACAAAGTCCTTTTCACCGAAATCCGTATAGAGATATTCACCACGCAGGGACCAGCGATTGCTCAGTGCGAATTCTAGGCCGCCGCCCAA
Above is a genomic segment from Candidatus Brevundimonas colombiensis containing:
- the exbD gene encoding TonB system transport protein ExbD, whose translation is MGFKLSHGDEEDLAESHEINVTPFIDVMLVLLIIFMVAAPLATVDVKVDLPASTAAPTPRPDKPVFVTVRADGAVAVENELMPSAQLAAGLDARTGGDRDQRLFLRADKTVDYDTLMQTLNRLRDAGYLKVALVGLEGETAS
- the exbB gene encoding tonB-system energizer ExbB, with product MISSFHFRVLRVLAAFTPPLLLAAPARAGEASALLPPHDLSPWGMFLAADMVVKAVIVGLMLASIATWTVLLAKSLELRSRTAAQKRVFEAVDAARTLADAASDDEAAASPLIRAALAELELSSDALSDAEGVKERIASRFNRIEAALGRRMIRGTGVLATIGATAPFVGLFGTVWGIMNSFIGIAAAQTTNLAVVAPGIAEALLATAVGLVAAIPAVVIYNHFARRTAAYRALVGDTSAAVLRLVSRDLSRGVRG
- a CDS encoding YbaN family protein — protein: MTPPTGPASKGLGRWPWLLLGLVFTGLGLVGALLPLMPTTIFLILAAGCFARSSTRLEAWLLEHPRFGPSLRAWRTHRAVPRRAKVMAVGGMAAGFLIFELTVHPPFWLGVLVGVLLVACAAFIVSRPVPPAPPPPENPA
- a CDS encoding biliverdin-producing heme oxygenase codes for the protein MTDAATLTRSRTLKTATHNTHDRLDKAIMAGRPFENRERYGLFLAVQQPFHRDIDALYDDERLTALIPDLAERRRLAQIEQDMMDLGLTIPASDEAPRLSNQTDLPTALGWLYVAEGSNLGAAFLFKMALKLGLSDSLGARHLAGHPDGRANHWRQFTGALDGLDLTPEEEGRMIAGANAAFERVHGLVKDVFS